In Oryza sativa Japonica Group chromosome 2, ASM3414082v1, the following are encoded in one genomic region:
- the LOC4329175 gene encoding obtusifoliol 14-alpha demethylase: MDHIFSTNAWLTIALVFIITLAAKVVRSSVTLPAEKTSKPRPPPEAKGAPLVGIIPAVLRRGLQAVIREQHRALGSVFTLRSLGLAVTFLVGPECSDHFFHAPELEIAIDGLYEVTVPIFGKEVGYDIDLDTRNEQHRFFAKMLRPAKLRGHVLPMVCEIEEYFGKWGECGVVDLMQEVDHVLMLIASRCLLGKEVRENMFDEVASLFHELMGGMHLISMFFPYLPTPGHRRRDKARAKLGEIFSQIVKTRKMSGRVEDDMLQDLIDSTYGDGRATTDTEVTGLLVALLFAGHHTSSTVAVWTALRLLTHPEHLRAVRAEQERLVAAAEQQRSHHGGGGGGGIDYGVLLQMDVLHRCIKEALRLHPVTPMILRRARRGFTVRDKEGGEYSVPAGRLLASPLVVNTLLPNIYKDPHVFDPDRFAAGRAEDKAVAGARDLAYLSFGAGKHACMGEGYAYQQIKVILSHLVSNFELKLESPFPETEDMLSMRPKGKAIVSYKRRTLS, encoded by the exons ATGGATCACATATTCTCCACCAACGCATGGCTCACCATAGCCCTCGTCTTCATCATTACACTAGCTGCGAAGGTGGTAAGATCATCAGTAACTCTCCCTGCAGAGAAGACGAGCAAGCCGCGGCCTCCGCCGGAGGCGAAAGGTGCTCCTCTGGTTGGGATAATTCCAGCCGTGCTGCGCAGGGGCCTGCAGGCCGTGATCCGCGAGCAGCACAGGGCGCTGGGCAGCGTGTTTACGCTCAGGTCACTTGGGCTTGCGGTGACGTTCCTCGTCGGGCCGGAGTGCTCCGACCACTTCTTCCACGCGCCAGAGTTGGAGATAGCTATCGATGGCTTGTACGAGGTCACCGTGCCCATCTTTGGCAAAGAAGTTGGCTACGACATCGACTTGGACACAAGGAACGAGCAGCATCGCTTCTTCGCCAAGATGCTGAGGCCTGCCAAACTGAGGGGCCATGTTCTTCCCATGGTCTGTGAGATCGAG GAATATTTTGGGAAATGGGGAGAGTGTGGCGTGGTTGATCTGATGCAAGAGGTGGATCACGTGCTGATGCTGATCGCGAGCCGGTGCCTGCTCGGGAAGGAGGTCCGGGAGAACATGTTCGACGAGGTTGCCTCACTGTTTCACGAGCTCATGGGAGGTATGCACCTGATCAGCATGTTCTTCCCTTACCTCCCGACGCCGGGGCACCGCCGGCGTGACAAGGCACGCGCGAAGCTCGGGGAGATATTCTCCCAGATCGTCAAGACGCGCAAGATGTCTGGACGTGTTGAGGACGACATGCTGCAGGACCTGATAGACTCGACGTACGGGGACGGCCGTGCCACGACGGACACGGAGGTCACCGGGCTGCTAGTGGCGCTGCTCTTCGCCGGCCACCACACGAGCTCCACGGTCGCCGTCTGGACGGCACTGCGCCTGCTCACCCACCCCGAGCACCTGCGCGCCGTCAGGGCGGAGCAGGAGCggctcgtggcggcggcggagcagcagcgcagccaccatggcggcggcggcggcggtggcatcgaCTACGGGGTGCTGCTGCAGATGGACGTCCTGCACCGCTGCATCAAGGAGGCGTTGAGGCTCCACCCGGTCACGCCGATGATCCtccggcgcgcgcgccggggCTTCACCGTGCGCGACAAGGAAGGCGGCGAGTACAGCGTCCCTGCCGGGCGGTTGCTGGCGAGCCCCCTGGTGGTCAACACCCTCCTCCCGAACATCTACAAGGACCCTCACGTGTTCGACCCGGACCGGTTCGCCGCCGGGAGGGCGGAGGACAAGGCCGTTGCCGGCGCCCGTGATCTTGCCTACTTGTCGTTCGGCGCCgggaagcatgcatgcatgggcgaGGGCTACGCCTACCAGCAGATAAAAGTGATTTTGAGCCACCTGGTGAGCAATTTCGAGCTCAAATTAGAATCACCTTTCCCCGAAACTGAGGACATGCTTTCCATGAGGCCCAAAGGTAAAGCAATTGTCAGCTATAAGAGACGGACGCTTTCCTGA